A genomic segment from uncultured Desulfuromonas sp. encodes:
- the cysD gene encoding sulfate adenylyltransferase subunit CysD, translating into MSTKNHLKQLEAEAIHIFREVASEFNNPALLYSIGKDSAVMLHLAIKAFYPAKPPFPLVHVDTTFKFKEMIAFRDQRVEELGLELIVHQNPEGVAAGINPFEHGSAVYTDIMKTQGLKQVLNKFRFDAVFGGARRDEEKSRAKERIYSFRDKNHRWDPKNQRPELWDLYNGKVHQGESIRVFPLSNWTELDIWTYIDQEQIPIVPLYFAKQRPVVERDGLLIMVDDERLPLRDGEVPRMEQVRFRTLGCYPLTGAVPSSATSLLDIIQEMVVCRTSERQGRAIDQDQAGSMEKKKIEGYF; encoded by the coding sequence ATGAGCACAAAAAATCATCTGAAACAGCTGGAAGCGGAAGCGATTCATATCTTCCGCGAGGTCGCCAGTGAATTTAATAATCCGGCCTTGCTTTACTCCATCGGCAAGGATTCAGCGGTCATGCTGCATCTGGCGATCAAGGCCTTTTACCCGGCAAAGCCGCCCTTCCCGCTGGTGCATGTCGATACGACCTTCAAGTTTAAAGAGATGATCGCCTTTCGCGATCAACGTGTCGAAGAGCTGGGTCTTGAACTGATTGTTCATCAGAACCCTGAAGGCGTGGCCGCTGGCATCAACCCGTTTGAACACGGCAGTGCGGTGTACACCGACATCATGAAGACTCAGGGGCTCAAACAAGTCCTTAACAAATTTCGCTTTGATGCAGTATTTGGCGGGGCACGGCGCGATGAGGAAAAAAGTCGCGCCAAGGAGCGGATCTATTCGTTCCGCGACAAGAACCATCGCTGGGATCCGAAGAACCAGCGCCCGGAGTTGTGGGATCTGTACAACGGCAAAGTCCACCAGGGTGAAAGCATCCGGGTGTTCCCGTTGTCAAACTGGACGGAACTGGATATCTGGACCTATATCGATCAGGAGCAGATTCCCATTGTTCCCCTTTATTTTGCCAAACAGCGGCCTGTGGTTGAACGCGATGGCCTGCTGATCATGGTGGATGACGAGCGCCTGCCGCTGCGCGACGGTGAAGTACCGCGCATGGAGCAGGTGCGCTTCCGCACCCTCGGCTGCTATCCGCTGACCGGGGCGGTACCGTCATCCGCCACCAGCCTGCTCGACATCATCCAGGAGATGGTGGTCTGTCGCACCAGTGAGCGGCAAGGGCGAGCGATTGATCAGGACCAGGCAGGGTCCATGGAGAAAAAGAAAATTGAGGGGTATTTCTAA
- a CDS encoding phosphoadenylyl-sulfate reductase, giving the protein MTTSLDLYKHQLLEHDRVEQRLETIVNHLDLTVGFATSLGAEDQIITHLLAQQGAKIRIFTLDTGRLPAESYELLDRTQQRYPKLSIEVHFPRPELVEPMVAQHGINLFYTSVECRRQCCAARKLEPLQRALSGLNGWITGLRRSQSLTREDIEVAEWDEQHGLIKFNPLFDWSEEQVWEFIRQNKVPYNFLHDKGYPSIGCAPCSRAIEKGEDIRQGRWWWENPEHKECGLHNRGAS; this is encoded by the coding sequence ATGACAACGTCACTTGATCTTTATAAACACCAACTGCTCGAACATGACCGTGTCGAGCAGCGGCTGGAAACCATTGTTAATCATCTGGACTTGACCGTTGGCTTCGCCACCAGTCTCGGAGCAGAAGATCAGATCATCACGCATCTTCTCGCTCAACAAGGTGCCAAAATCCGCATTTTCACTCTGGATACGGGTCGCCTGCCAGCAGAAAGTTATGAACTGCTTGACCGCACGCAACAACGCTATCCGAAACTCTCTATTGAGGTCCATTTTCCGCGACCTGAACTGGTGGAGCCGATGGTCGCCCAGCACGGCATTAATCTGTTCTACACCAGTGTCGAATGCCGTCGTCAATGCTGTGCAGCCCGAAAACTCGAGCCATTACAGCGCGCTCTTAGCGGCTTGAATGGCTGGATCACCGGATTACGCCGCAGCCAGTCACTGACCCGTGAAGACATTGAAGTGGCTGAATGGGATGAACAGCACGGTCTGATCAAATTCAATCCGCTGTTCGACTGGAGTGAAGAACAGGTGTGGGAGTTTATTCGTCAGAATAAGGTTCCTTACAATTTCCTTCACGACAAAGGCTACCCGAGTATCGGCTGTGCCCCCTGCAGTCGCGCCATTGAGAAAGGCGAAGATATCCGCCAGGGTCGCTGGTGGTGGGAAAACCCGGAGCACAAAGAGTGTGGTCTTCACAACAGGGGGGCGTCATGA
- the cysN gene encoding sulfate adenylyltransferase subunit CysN — protein sequence MTQQPQPIGETIRDYLNRQKQKDLLRFITCGSVDDGKSTLIGRLLHDSKTVYEDQLAAISQDSRKSGTTSGAPDLALLVDGLQSEREQGITIDVAYRYFSTDKRKFIIADTPGHEQYTRNMATGASTADVAILLIDARHGVQTQTRRHSFIVHRLGIRQVIVAVNKMDLVDYSQQVFESIVEEYRSFAEQLGIPHITAIPLSALSGDNVVSRSDALGWYDGKPLLETLETLPLDHENERTPFRFPVQYINRPHLDFRGYCGTIASGQIRVGDTIVVQPSGQRSTVKEIITFDGTLQQAATGDAVTLTLTDEIDISRGNLLAKQGEEAVESHSVIADLVWMDQTPLIPGHEYWLKRATTLTPARIDTILSRTDVNTLQQHEAQQLALNEIGRCQVEVSHALAIDRYEDNATTGSFILIDRVTNNTVAAGMIVESLETQRSGRHYSPAEIELNRYIRTHYPEWGVRNIEQEQHHG from the coding sequence ATGACACAGCAACCACAACCCATTGGGGAAACGATTCGCGATTATCTCAATCGCCAAAAACAAAAGGACCTGCTGCGTTTTATCACCTGCGGCAGTGTTGATGATGGCAAAAGCACCCTGATCGGCCGCCTGCTGCACGATTCAAAAACCGTGTACGAAGATCAATTGGCCGCCATCAGTCAGGACAGTCGAAAATCTGGTACCACCAGCGGAGCACCGGACCTCGCCTTGCTGGTCGATGGTCTGCAGAGTGAACGGGAACAAGGCATCACCATTGATGTCGCTTACCGCTATTTTTCAACGGACAAGCGTAAATTCATCATTGCCGACACACCCGGCCATGAGCAGTACACCCGCAACATGGCCACAGGTGCGTCGACAGCAGATGTTGCTATTCTGTTGATTGATGCCCGTCATGGCGTACAAACCCAGACACGTCGCCATTCGTTCATTGTTCATCGGCTCGGCATCCGGCAGGTGATTGTCGCCGTTAACAAAATGGACCTGGTCGACTATTCACAGCAGGTGTTTGAATCGATTGTTGAAGAGTACCGCTCGTTTGCCGAGCAATTGGGGATTCCCCACATCACTGCCATACCCTTGAGTGCCCTGAGTGGAGACAACGTCGTCTCCCGCAGTGACGCACTGGGTTGGTATGACGGCAAACCCTTGCTGGAAACGCTGGAAACGTTGCCGCTGGACCACGAAAACGAGCGCACGCCATTTCGTTTCCCCGTCCAGTACATTAACCGCCCTCATCTTGATTTTCGCGGTTATTGCGGCACCATTGCCTCCGGTCAGATCCGGGTTGGCGACACCATTGTCGTCCAGCCTTCGGGGCAGCGGTCAACCGTCAAGGAGATCATCACCTTCGATGGCACATTGCAACAGGCCGCAACCGGCGATGCCGTGACCCTGACGTTAACAGATGAGATCGATATCAGCCGGGGCAACCTGCTGGCAAAACAGGGAGAGGAAGCGGTTGAATCCCACAGTGTGATTGCCGATCTGGTGTGGATGGATCAAACACCACTGATTCCCGGTCATGAGTACTGGTTAAAACGAGCCACCACACTCACTCCGGCTCGTATTGACACCATCCTCTCACGCACGGATGTCAACACGTTGCAGCAGCACGAGGCTCAACAGCTGGCGCTCAATGAGATCGGCCGTTGTCAGGTGGAGGTCAGTCACGCTCTGGCCATTGACCGCTACGAAGATAATGCAACCACCGGCAGTTTCATCCTCATTGACCGGGTAACCAACAACACGGTTGCCGCCGGCATGATTGTCGAAAGCCTTGAAACGCAGCGCAGCGGCAGGCACTACAGTCCGGCCGAAATTGAACTGAATCGATATATTCGTACTCACTACCCAGAATGGGGAGTACGTAACATAGAACAGGAACAACACCATGGCTGA
- a CDS encoding zinc ribbon domain-containing protein YjdM, whose translation MSLPNCPKCNSEYTYEDGPMFICPECAHEWPQAGGESAETQEKQICDANGNVLQDGDSVTVIKDLKVKGSSLVVKVGTKVKNIRLVDGDHDIDCKVPGIGAMKLKSEFVKKN comes from the coding sequence ATGAGTTTACCCAATTGTCCGAAATGCAACTCTGAATACACCTACGAAGACGGCCCGATGTTTATCTGCCCCGAGTGCGCCCATGAATGGCCGCAAGCAGGTGGTGAATCGGCGGAAACGCAAGAAAAACAGATCTGCGACGCCAATGGCAATGTGCTGCAGGATGGCGACAGTGTCACGGTGATCAAAGACCTGAAGGTCAAAGGCTCTTCGCTGGTGGTTAAAGTCGGCACCAAAGTCAAAAATATCCGTCTGGTGGATGGCGATCATGACATTGACTGTAAGGTTCCCGGCATCGGTGCGATGAAACTGAAATCGGAATTTGTCAAAAAGAACTGA
- a CDS encoding DUF2061 domain-containing protein, which yields MKEKAARSVVKSISWRITGTIDTMVISYFVTGDFTMALSIGSVEVFTKMALYFFHERLWNKIRYGKVEETPIEYHI from the coding sequence GTGAAAGAAAAAGCAGCCCGGAGTGTTGTCAAATCCATCTCCTGGCGCATTACCGGCACCATCGACACCATGGTGATCTCCTACTTTGTTACAGGCGATTTCACCATGGCGCTATCGATCGGCTCGGTTGAGGTCTTCACCAAGATGGCCCTCTATTTTTTCCATGAACGGCTGTGGAACAAAATCCGTTACGGCAAAGTGGAAGAAACACCGATCGAATACCACATTTAA
- a CDS encoding DUF3300 domain-containing protein yields MKQPVLLRHGLMLIVSLVLLTVTILPVRAQTTDELYSSQELAQMLAPIALYPDALLTQILIAATYPIEVIEADRWLQRHPTLDDDDLDDALYDKEWDPSVKALCHFPSLLSRMSEEISETTNLGNAFLAQEGDVMAMVQQLRAKAYREGNLYTTRQQNVVVENEVIVIEPVRSRVVYIPYYDPAYVYGNWWYPDYPPYYWSPANVRVGLGVTFSSGISLSFAFSTWSYFDWPHRVIYINPHQHPRFVHKDRHTSPKIWKHAPTHRRGVAYRDKHTAREYGQTRYTYPHSTPYKGDRGYRDDDDRQHSPSLHDDTNRRRDDNRRNDSDSTKGDRGYRDDDHQRSPSFHDETNRRRDDNRRNDSDSSDERKKKTLQPPVSKTVEPRQPVQRDVTVKEKKQPQIRQTERALKSTQSTTQQMRKPLKKSTQKQENVFEYVDDGRNERQSSQRGKTSRQKHSQKEQRH; encoded by the coding sequence ATGAAACAGCCTGTTTTGTTGCGACATGGACTCATGTTGATCGTTAGCCTCGTTTTGCTGACGGTCACTATTTTGCCTGTCCGGGCACAAACGACCGATGAGCTTTATAGCTCTCAGGAACTGGCACAGATGCTGGCTCCGATTGCACTGTATCCAGATGCACTGTTGACGCAGATCCTCATCGCCGCGACCTATCCCATTGAAGTGATCGAAGCGGATCGCTGGTTGCAGCGCCATCCGACCCTGGATGACGACGATCTGGATGACGCGCTCTATGACAAAGAGTGGGACCCCAGTGTCAAGGCGCTGTGCCATTTCCCATCATTGTTATCGCGTATGAGTGAAGAAATCAGCGAAACCACGAACCTGGGCAATGCCTTTCTCGCTCAGGAGGGGGATGTCATGGCGATGGTCCAGCAACTGCGCGCCAAGGCCTATCGCGAAGGGAATCTCTATACCACCCGCCAGCAAAACGTCGTGGTTGAAAACGAGGTGATCGTTATTGAACCGGTGCGTTCCAGAGTGGTTTACATTCCGTATTATGATCCGGCGTATGTGTACGGCAATTGGTGGTATCCTGATTATCCCCCGTACTATTGGTCGCCTGCCAATGTCCGAGTCGGTTTGGGCGTGACTTTTTCTTCCGGCATCTCACTGAGCTTTGCTTTCTCCACCTGGAGTTATTTTGACTGGCCGCATCGTGTTATCTACATCAATCCTCACCAACACCCACGATTCGTTCACAAGGACCGTCATACGTCGCCAAAAATCTGGAAACACGCCCCGACACATCGGCGTGGTGTGGCCTACCGGGATAAGCATACCGCACGGGAGTATGGTCAGACACGTTATACCTATCCCCATAGCACCCCTTATAAAGGAGATCGCGGTTATCGCGACGACGATGATCGCCAACACTCACCGTCACTCCATGATGATACCAATCGACGTCGTGATGACAATCGACGTAACGACTCTGATTCGACTAAGGGGGATCGCGGTTATCGCGATGATGATCACCAACGCTCACCTTCATTCCATGATGAGACCAATCGACGTCGCGATGATAACCGACGTAACGACTCTGATTCAAGCGACGAAAGAAAGAAAAAAACGCTACAGCCTCCTGTCAGCAAGACGGTTGAGCCGCGTCAGCCTGTTCAGCGTGATGTGACTGTCAAAGAAAAGAAACAACCACAGATTCGCCAGACTGAGCGGGCACTCAAATCAACTCAATCGACCACTCAACAGATGCGCAAGCCGCTCAAGAAAAGCACTCAAAAACAGGAAAACGTTTTTGAGTATGTTGACGATGGCCGTAATGAGCGTCAGTCGAGCCAGAGGGGCAAAACCAGTCGTCAGAAACACTCACAAAAAGAGCAGAGACATTAA